In Nocardioides marinus, one DNA window encodes the following:
- a CDS encoding methyl-accepting chemotaxis protein — protein MTELQTRATQNGSGTASARAKAVKQASAKPATRTTRTSAPDLTKMRSVLDGLPTRVMLADTDLVITYANPATVEGLRALADWIPVSPDELVGSSLDIFHKDPSYQRGLLADPEQYLPRNAMIKVGPEVLDLTVAAVYDDDGTYVGAMATWDLVTEKLALEQQVARVTSMMENSPTNMMFADRDFTITYMNPASLETLRGLQEHLPVPVDKIVGTSLDVFHKSPDYQRGILSDEAQLPRRANISVGPETLDLLVSAIRDKDGEYIGAMATWEVITSKLRAEVERNDAMADANAFNKTLSVLAGATSREEAIQKTLDAVREEFGWAYGSFWAIDESDGLLHFDSESGDAGPEFRQVTLAATFAEGVGLSGRAWQSRDLFFTPDIGQMTDCVRAPVAQRVGVKSGLCFPVIVDGQVIGTMDFFMLQTIEPSPQRLDTLRNVGRLVSQAFSRINKETADREQAAELAAKVEVVLDVVQAAVDGDFTRELTISGDDAVGQLAGGLSSLLGTLRESMSTIGQTADALGVAAEQLTILSQGMGDGASVTSDKAASASSSSSEVSASIQTVASAAEEMTASIREIAQNATEAASVATGAVGVASQAQDTVASLGESSAEIGQVIKVITSIAQQTNLLALNATIEAARAGDAGKGFAVVANEVKELAKETAKATEDIGRKIEAIQGDTSGAVSAISEISEVIGRINDIQTTIASAVEEQTATTNEIARSVTEAAGGANGIADDISQVASAADDTRQGAQNTLQSATELSTMAAELKAQVGRFRV, from the coding sequence GTGACCGAGCTCCAGACCCGCGCCACCCAGAACGGCTCCGGCACCGCCTCCGCGCGTGCCAAGGCCGTGAAGCAGGCGTCGGCCAAGCCCGCCACCAGGACCACCCGCACGTCCGCGCCGGACCTCACGAAGATGCGCTCCGTCCTCGACGGCCTGCCCACCCGCGTGATGCTGGCCGACACCGACCTCGTGATCACCTACGCCAACCCGGCGACCGTGGAGGGCCTGCGGGCGCTCGCGGACTGGATCCCGGTCTCGCCGGACGAGCTGGTCGGCTCCAGCCTGGACATCTTCCACAAGGACCCGTCCTACCAGCGCGGCCTGCTCGCCGACCCGGAGCAGTACCTGCCCCGCAACGCCATGATCAAGGTCGGCCCGGAGGTCCTCGACCTCACGGTCGCGGCGGTGTACGACGACGACGGCACCTACGTGGGTGCGATGGCGACCTGGGACCTGGTCACCGAGAAGCTCGCGCTCGAGCAGCAGGTCGCCCGGGTGACCTCGATGATGGAGAACTCCCCGACGAACATGATGTTCGCCGACCGGGACTTCACCATCACCTACATGAACCCGGCGTCCCTGGAGACGCTGCGGGGGCTGCAGGAGCACCTGCCGGTCCCGGTGGACAAGATCGTGGGCACCAGCCTCGACGTCTTCCACAAGAGCCCGGACTACCAGCGCGGCATCCTCTCCGACGAGGCCCAGCTGCCCCGGCGCGCCAACATCTCGGTGGGCCCGGAGACCCTGGACCTGCTGGTGTCGGCGATCCGGGACAAGGACGGCGAGTACATCGGCGCGATGGCCACCTGGGAGGTCATCACCTCCAAGCTCAGGGCCGAGGTCGAGCGCAACGACGCGATGGCCGACGCCAACGCCTTCAACAAGACCCTCTCGGTCCTGGCGGGCGCGACCAGCCGCGAGGAGGCCATCCAGAAGACCCTGGACGCGGTGCGCGAGGAGTTCGGCTGGGCCTACGGCTCGTTCTGGGCGATCGACGAGTCCGACGGCCTCCTGCACTTCGACTCCGAGTCGGGCGACGCGGGGCCGGAGTTCCGTCAGGTCACCCTGGCCGCGACCTTCGCCGAGGGCGTGGGGCTGTCGGGTCGGGCCTGGCAGAGCCGTGACCTGTTCTTCACCCCCGACATCGGTCAGATGACCGACTGCGTGCGGGCCCCCGTCGCCCAGCGCGTGGGCGTGAAGTCCGGCCTGTGCTTCCCCGTCATCGTCGACGGCCAGGTCATCGGCACCATGGACTTCTTCATGCTCCAGACCATCGAGCCGAGCCCCCAGCGACTCGACACGCTGCGCAACGTGGGGCGCCTGGTCTCCCAGGCCTTCAGCCGGATCAACAAGGAGACCGCCGACCGGGAGCAGGCCGCCGAGCTCGCCGCGAAGGTCGAGGTCGTCCTCGACGTCGTGCAGGCCGCGGTCGACGGGGACTTCACCCGGGAGCTGACGATCTCCGGCGACGACGCCGTCGGCCAGCTGGCCGGCGGGCTCTCCAGCCTGCTCGGCACGCTGCGTGAGTCGATGAGCACCATCGGTCAGACGGCCGACGCGCTGGGGGTCGCCGCCGAGCAGCTGACGATCCTCTCCCAGGGCATGGGCGACGGCGCGTCGGTCACCTCCGACAAGGCCGCGAGCGCGAGCTCGTCGTCCTCGGAGGTCTCCGCCAGCATCCAGACCGTCGCCTCGGCGGCGGAGGAGATGACCGCCAGCATCCGTGAGATCGCGCAGAACGCGACCGAGGCCGCCTCGGTGGCCACCGGCGCGGTCGGTGTCGCCAGCCAGGCGCAGGACACCGTGGCCAGCCTCGGGGAGTCCTCGGCCGAGATCGGCCAGGTCATCAAGGTGATCACCTCGATCGCCCAGCAGACCAACCTGCTGGCGCTCAACGCCACCATCGAGGCCGCCCGCGCTGGCGACGCCGGCAAGGGCTTCGCGGTGGTCGCCAACGAGGTCAAGGAGCTGGCCAAGGAGACCGCCAAGGCGACCGAGGACATCGGGCGCAAGATCGAGGCGATCCAGGGCGACACCTCCGGTGCGGTCTCGGCGATCTCCGAGATCTCCGAGGTCATCGGCCGGATCAACGACATCCAGACCACGATTGCCTCGGCGGTCGAGGAGCAGACCGCGACCACCAACGAGATCGCCCGGTCGGTGACCGAGGCCGCCGGCGGCGCCAACGGCATCGCCGACGACATCTCCCAGGTGGCCTCGGCGGCCGACGACACCCGCCAGGGCGCGCAGAACACCCTGCAGTCGGCGACCGAGCTGTCCACCATGGCCGCCGAGCTCAAGGCCCAGGTCGGGCGCTTCCGCGTCTGA
- a CDS encoding MarR family winged helix-turn-helix transcriptional regulator — protein MSAAPRPESLTRLEQEVGVLVRRIRRVIAERAGAVHPELQPASYLMLAHVAEHGPMRASTVADLFSIDKGAISRQVTHLIELGLIEKSPDPEDGRAWLLTATPDARQRLEQVAVSRRRYLADRLDGWEAGDLETFTHLLARYNESLGAGTEVD, from the coding sequence ATGAGTGCCGCACCGCGCCCGGAGTCCCTCACCCGGCTCGAGCAGGAGGTCGGCGTGCTCGTACGCCGGATCCGCCGGGTGATCGCCGAGCGGGCGGGGGCCGTGCACCCGGAGCTGCAGCCGGCGTCGTACCTCATGCTCGCCCACGTGGCCGAGCACGGCCCGATGCGTGCCTCGACCGTGGCCGACCTGTTCAGCATCGACAAGGGCGCCATCAGCCGTCAGGTCACGCACCTCATCGAGCTGGGCCTGATCGAGAAGTCCCCCGACCCCGAGGACGGCCGGGCCTGGTTGCTGACCGCCACCCCCGACGCGCGGCAGCGGCTGGAGCAGGTCGCCGTGAGCCGGCGGCGCTACCTGGCCGACCGGCTCGACGGGTGGGAGGCCGGCGACCTGGAGACCTTCACCCACCTGCTGGCGCGCTACAACGAGAGCCTGGGCGCCGGCACCGAGGTCGACTGA
- a CDS encoding glycoside hydrolase family 13 protein, with translation MTIEQTPAETPDEWWRHAVIYQVYPRSFADADGDGVGDLPGITSRLPYLAGLGVDAIWISPFYRSPQHDHGYDVSDYCDIDPLFGSLEDADTLLATAHDLGIKVVVDLVPNHSSDQHAWFQAALAAGPGSPERARYIFREGRGEGGSLPPNNWLSVFGGSAWDRVEDGQWYLHLFDSSQPDFDWRNPEVGDMFEDVLRFWLDRGVDGFRVDVAHGLFKEESLRDQVVPEGEPQRGGTDVNATQSMVERTDRDEPMWDQPEVHDVYRRWHKVLAEYDGDRMTVAEAWTQSPESMARFVRDDEMSQSFNFSWLLAAWSAASFENVVTSTFEALEEVHADPTWVLSNHDVVRHVTRYGGGEQGLARARAATLTMLALPGSAYLYQGEELGLEQVDVAPEHRTDPGWLRTKDTDAPEVGRDGCRVPIPWSGSEPPYGFGPGSEQPWLPQPADWAGLTVEAQEADPDSTLAFYRRAIAARRTLLGSPPTVEMLDLGEDLLAFRRGEVTVVLNCGSAPVPLPAGEVVISSAPVTDSLPGDTAVWLR, from the coding sequence ATGACGATCGAGCAGACCCCCGCCGAGACCCCCGACGAGTGGTGGCGCCACGCCGTCATCTACCAGGTCTACCCGCGCTCGTTCGCCGACGCCGACGGTGACGGGGTGGGCGACCTGCCCGGTATCACCAGCCGCCTGCCCTACCTCGCCGGGCTCGGCGTGGACGCCATCTGGATCAGCCCGTTCTACCGCTCGCCGCAGCACGACCACGGCTACGACGTCTCCGACTACTGCGACATCGATCCGCTCTTCGGGTCGCTCGAGGATGCCGACACCCTGCTGGCGACGGCCCACGACCTCGGGATCAAGGTCGTCGTCGACCTGGTCCCCAACCACTCCTCCGACCAGCACGCATGGTTCCAGGCGGCGCTCGCCGCCGGCCCGGGCAGCCCCGAGCGGGCGCGCTACATCTTCCGCGAGGGTCGGGGCGAGGGCGGCTCCCTGCCGCCCAACAACTGGCTCTCGGTCTTCGGCGGCTCCGCGTGGGACCGCGTCGAGGACGGCCAGTGGTACCTCCACCTCTTCGACTCCTCCCAGCCCGACTTCGACTGGCGCAACCCCGAGGTCGGCGACATGTTCGAGGACGTCCTGCGCTTCTGGCTCGACCGCGGCGTCGACGGCTTCCGGGTCGACGTGGCGCACGGGTTGTTCAAGGAGGAGTCGCTGCGCGACCAGGTCGTGCCCGAGGGTGAGCCCCAGCGCGGCGGCACCGACGTCAACGCCACCCAGTCGATGGTGGAGCGCACCGACCGCGACGAGCCGATGTGGGACCAGCCCGAGGTCCACGACGTCTACCGCCGCTGGCACAAGGTCCTCGCCGAGTACGACGGCGACCGGATGACCGTCGCCGAGGCCTGGACCCAGTCCCCGGAGTCGATGGCGCGCTTCGTCCGAGACGACGAGATGAGCCAGTCCTTCAACTTCTCCTGGCTGCTCGCGGCCTGGTCGGCCGCCTCCTTCGAGAACGTCGTCACCAGCACCTTCGAGGCGCTCGAGGAGGTCCACGCCGACCCCACCTGGGTGCTGTCCAACCACGACGTCGTGCGCCACGTCACCCGATACGGCGGCGGCGAGCAGGGGCTGGCCCGGGCCCGCGCCGCCACGTTGACCATGCTCGCGCTGCCCGGCTCGGCCTACCTCTACCAGGGCGAGGAGCTCGGCCTGGAGCAGGTCGACGTCGCGCCCGAGCACCGCACCGACCCCGGCTGGCTGCGCACCAAGGACACCGACGCCCCGGAGGTCGGGCGCGACGGGTGCCGGGTCCCGATCCCGTGGTCGGGCTCCGAGCCGCCGTACGGCTTCGGGCCGGGCTCGGAGCAGCCCTGGCTCCCCCAGCCCGCCGACTGGGCGGGCCTGACCGTCGAGGCGCAGGAGGCCGACCCCGACTCGACGCTCGCGTTCTACCGGCGGGCGATCGCTGCCCGGCGCACGCTGCTCGGCTCGCCCCCGACCGTCGAGATGCTCGACCTCGGCGAGGACCTGCTGGCCTTCCGCCGCGGCGAGGTGACGGTGGTGCTCAACTGCGGCAGCGCGCCCGTGCCGCTGCCCGCCGGCGAGGTCGTCATCTCCAGCGCACCGGTCACCGACAGCCTGCCCGGCGACACCGCCGTCTGGCTGCGCTGA
- a CDS encoding cryptochrome/photolyase family protein, with protein MTSVMWFRRDLRLADNPALIAAAEDGDVLPLFVLDPALWGPAGPSRRAYLAASLRSLDASLRQRRSGLSVVRGDPVRRVVLAAKAVGADTVHVAADFGPYGSRRDEEVEKALADAGIELVRTGSPYAVAPGRVRNGSGDPYKVFTPFSRAWTDHGWRGPVDAPTGVSWLDLDEHTDEGTTDIPDPQLPAGLELPEAGEAAALRRWEEFLDRVDAYAEDRDKPGIEGTSRMSVHLKYGEVHPRTLLADLARRRSEGARVYRTELAWREFYADVLHTRPETAREYYRPEYAQMAYDRPGDQLTAWQEGRTGFPIVDAGMRQLRAQGWMHNRVRMIVASFLVKDLHVEWQHGARHFLHWLVDGDLASNNHGWQWTAGSGTDASPFFRVFNPTTQGKRFDPAGDYVRLWVEELSDPERVPDPHDPDPDTRDLVGYPAPMVDHKEERQEALDRWERIRG; from the coding sequence ATGACGTCGGTGATGTGGTTCCGCCGAGACCTGCGCCTGGCCGACAACCCGGCCCTGATCGCGGCCGCCGAGGACGGCGACGTCCTGCCGCTGTTCGTGCTCGACCCGGCACTGTGGGGGCCAGCCGGCCCCAGCCGTCGGGCCTACCTCGCGGCGTCACTGCGCTCCCTCGACGCCTCGCTGCGCCAGCGCCGCTCCGGCCTGTCGGTCGTGCGCGGCGACCCCGTGCGCCGGGTCGTGCTGGCCGCGAAGGCCGTCGGCGCGGACACCGTGCACGTCGCTGCCGACTTCGGGCCCTACGGCTCGCGGCGCGACGAGGAGGTCGAGAAGGCACTCGCCGACGCCGGCATCGAGCTGGTGCGGACCGGCTCGCCGTACGCCGTCGCCCCCGGCCGGGTCCGCAACGGCTCGGGCGACCCCTACAAGGTCTTCACCCCGTTCTCCCGGGCGTGGACCGACCACGGCTGGCGCGGGCCGGTCGACGCACCGACCGGCGTCTCGTGGCTCGACCTCGACGAGCACACCGACGAGGGCACGACCGACATCCCCGACCCGCAGCTGCCCGCCGGGCTGGAGCTGCCCGAGGCCGGCGAGGCCGCGGCGCTGCGCCGATGGGAGGAGTTCCTGGACCGGGTCGACGCCTACGCCGAGGACCGCGACAAGCCGGGCATCGAGGGCACCAGCCGGATGTCGGTCCACCTGAAGTACGGCGAGGTGCACCCGCGCACCCTGCTCGCCGACCTCGCGCGGCGCCGCTCGGAGGGGGCGCGGGTCTACCGCACCGAGCTGGCCTGGCGGGAGTTCTACGCCGACGTCCTGCACACCCGACCCGAGACCGCCCGGGAGTACTACAGGCCCGAGTACGCCCAGATGGCCTACGACCGGCCCGGCGACCAGCTCACGGCCTGGCAGGAGGGCCGCACCGGGTTCCCGATCGTCGACGCCGGGATGCGCCAGCTGCGTGCGCAGGGCTGGATGCACAATCGGGTGCGGATGATCGTGGCCAGCTTCCTGGTCAAGGACCTGCACGTGGAGTGGCAGCACGGCGCCCGGCACTTCCTGCACTGGCTCGTCGACGGCGACCTGGCCTCCAACAACCACGGCTGGCAGTGGACCGCCGGCAGCGGCACCGACGCCTCGCCGTTCTTCCGGGTGTTCAACCCCACCACCCAGGGCAAGCGGTTCGACCCGGCAGGTGACTACGTCCGGCTCTGGGTCGAGGAGCTGTCGGACCCCGAGCGGGTGCCCGACCCGCACGACCCCGACCCCGACACCCGCGACCTGGTCGGCTACCCCGCCCCGATGGTGGACCACAAGGAGGAGCGCCAGGAGGCCCTGGACAGGTGGGAGAGGATCCGGGGGTGA
- a CDS encoding metal-dependent transcriptional regulator, translating to MSDLIDTTEMYLRTIYELVEEGIVPLRARIAERLHQSGPTVSQTVARMERDGLLTVEGDRHLELTDDGRRLATRVMRKHRLAERLLTDVIGLDWELVHEEACRWEHVISETVERRLLEILDHPTESPYGNPIPGLDELGQSQHAEAFMEGVEPLSKAAARGEGRVLVRRISEEMQKDEDLMSALRRVGALPDTTVTVAQTAEGVLVGAGGETAEIVPEAADHIFVRRL from the coding sequence GTGAGTGACCTGATCGACACCACCGAGATGTACCTGCGGACCATCTACGAGCTGGTCGAGGAGGGCATCGTGCCCCTGCGCGCCCGGATCGCCGAGCGCCTGCACCAGTCGGGTCCGACGGTGTCCCAGACGGTGGCGCGCATGGAGCGCGACGGTCTGCTCACCGTCGAGGGCGACCGGCACCTCGAGCTCACCGACGACGGCCGCCGGCTGGCCACCCGCGTGATGCGCAAGCACCGGCTCGCCGAGCGGCTGCTGACCGACGTCATCGGGCTGGACTGGGAGCTGGTGCACGAGGAGGCCTGTCGCTGGGAGCACGTCATCTCCGAGACCGTCGAGCGTCGGCTGCTGGAGATCCTCGACCATCCCACCGAGTCGCCCTACGGCAACCCGATCCCCGGGCTCGACGAGCTCGGCCAGAGCCAGCACGCCGAGGCCTTCATGGAGGGCGTCGAGCCGCTCTCCAAGGCGGCCGCGCGCGGCGAGGGGCGGGTCCTCGTGCGCCGCATCTCCGAGGAGATGCAGAAGGACGAGGACCTCATGAGCGCGCTGCGGCGTGTGGGGGCGCTGCCCGACACGACCGTCACCGTCGCCCAGACGGCCGAGGGCGTCCTGGTCGGCGCCGGCGGCGAGACCGCCGAGATCGTCCCCGAGGCGGCCGACCACATCTTCGTGCGTCGCCTCTGA
- a CDS encoding Sir2 family NAD-dependent protein deacetylase: MSTPPSPTRSADHVEAALDLLAERPLVVLTGAGLSTDSGIPDYRGPDAPPRRPMTYQEFVSGPAARQRYWARSHLGWGRMRRAEPNPGHHVLARIDPELLITQNVDGLHERVGTPRLVALHGRIADVVCLGCRRTGPRAGLHDQLTRLNPDWHERHPSVRIRPDGDVDLEDTDGFVVPACPCGGILKPDVVFFGENVPKERVERCYAAVDALAQHDGALLVVGSSLTVMSGLRFVRRAASLGVPVVIANRGETRGDPLATYAVEDGCTPFLLALEQRRTALAEPGDARDAG, from the coding sequence GTGAGCACCCCTCCCTCCCCCACGCGCAGCGCCGACCACGTCGAGGCCGCCCTCGACCTGCTCGCCGAGCGACCCCTGGTCGTGCTCACCGGCGCGGGGCTGTCCACCGACTCGGGCATCCCCGACTACCGCGGGCCCGACGCGCCGCCGCGGCGACCGATGACCTACCAGGAGTTCGTCTCCGGCCCCGCGGCACGCCAGCGCTACTGGGCGCGCAGCCACCTGGGCTGGGGGCGGATGCGGCGGGCCGAGCCCAACCCCGGCCACCACGTCCTGGCGCGGATCGACCCCGAGCTGCTCATCACCCAGAACGTCGACGGACTCCACGAGCGGGTGGGCACCCCGCGGCTGGTCGCCCTGCACGGCCGGATCGCCGACGTGGTCTGCCTGGGCTGCCGGCGTACCGGCCCCCGGGCCGGACTGCACGACCAGCTCACCCGCCTGAACCCCGACTGGCACGAGCGCCACCCGTCGGTGCGCATCCGCCCCGACGGCGACGTGGACCTGGAGGACACCGACGGGTTCGTCGTCCCGGCCTGCCCGTGCGGGGGCATCCTCAAGCCCGACGTCGTGTTCTTCGGGGAGAACGTGCCCAAGGAGCGGGTCGAGCGCTGCTACGCGGCCGTCGACGCCCTCGCGCAGCACGACGGCGCGCTGCTCGTCGTCGGCTCGAGCCTGACGGTGATGAGCGGGCTGCGCTTCGTGCGGCGCGCCGCCTCGCTCGGGGTGCCGGTCGTCATCGCCAACCGCGGCGAGACCCGCGGGGACCCGTTGGCGACGTACGCCGTCGAGGACGGTTGCACACCGTTCCTCCTCGCGCTCGAGCAGCGGCGCACGGCCCTCGCGGAGCCGGGCGACGCGCGGGACGCCGGCTAG
- a CDS encoding DUF2277 domain-containing protein has protein sequence MCRNIRQLHNFEPPATSDEVSAAALQYVRKVSGSTKPSQANQEAFDRAVAEVAHATQHLLEALTTTASPKNREVEAEKARARAAVRYAR, from the coding sequence ATGTGCCGCAACATCCGCCAGCTCCACAACTTCGAGCCCCCGGCGACCTCCGACGAGGTGAGCGCGGCGGCCCTGCAGTACGTCCGCAAGGTGAGCGGGTCGACCAAGCCGTCCCAGGCCAACCAGGAGGCCTTCGACCGGGCGGTCGCCGAGGTCGCCCACGCCACCCAGCACCTCCTCGAGGCCCTCACGACCACCGCGTCGCCTAAGAACCGCGAGGTCGAGGCGGAGAAGGCGCGGGCCCGCGCCGCGGTCCGCTACGCCCGCTGA
- a CDS encoding helix-turn-helix domain-containing protein, with amino-acid sequence MAKGKVSTAVGSLGDYLKEQRTQAQLSLRQLAEQTGVSNPYLSQIERGLRRPSAEVLQQIAKALRISAEQLYIRAGIVSPDDGVGGSVELAVLADTALTERQKQSLLDVYQSFLAMNAGQAAAEPGDEEK; translated from the coding sequence ATGGCCAAGGGAAAGGTGTCGACGGCAGTCGGCTCGCTGGGTGACTACCTCAAGGAGCAGCGCACCCAGGCGCAGCTCTCCTTGCGGCAGCTCGCCGAGCAGACCGGCGTCTCGAACCCGTATCTCAGCCAGATCGAACGCGGACTGCGGCGCCCGTCAGCGGAGGTGCTCCAGCAGATCGCCAAGGCACTGCGGATCTCGGCCGAACAGCTCTACATCCGGGCCGGGATCGTCAGCCCCGACGACGGGGTCGGCGGCTCGGTGGAGCTCGCGGTCCTCGCCGACACCGCGCTGACCGAACGGCAGAAGCAGTCCCTTCTCGACGTCTACCAGTCCTTCCTCGCCATGAACGCCGGCCAGGCGGCCGCCGAGCCGGGCGACGAGGAGAAGTAA
- a CDS encoding beta-propeller domain-containing protein gives MRARTLLTALTATALVGAGVLVGLSLDAGPGGRAGHAGGRAATSASEERASRPRPVAWQGDDLTPAASCEQLLEWYVDGAEELVTPWGWSGGLLDVGGAWRTFARDGVLELQGFAAKQAPAPTNARGMTNATQSETGTNVQEAGVDEPDVAKSDGRLLARVERTGRTSDLVLADVTGETVEESARIDLLDVGDPELLLVGDTVVVAGTDREADGSPGTRILRVDVTDLDEPTVTDTLTLDADLLSARQHGSTVRWVTRSGLPDLDFARPGRRAGSEDRALQRNLAAVRGSGIDDWLPHVTTYAEDGTATTERLVECDEVALPGSPGEADGATPGTVAVVGLDATAPLAGLGDADAVGVAVGTDLVYASTDRLYLATSGAPTGCCWTVDRAFPGGPTGWPVGGWRGTSEVHELELAGTAATYVASGEVDGTIRDRWSMDEHDGVLRVAVGPSSETGDFSSIVTMRRDGSRLEEIGRVDRIGPREEIEAVRWFGDLALVVTFRRVDPLYTVDLSDQTAPRVVGELKVPGYSAYLHPLGPHRLLGLGEGPVVGRRWGAQTSLFDLADLAAPRRLDVLDHRVGTRHVAATDPRAFTWLPGQRTGLSVVTRGYGARTGWLSIIRLDDGVITEELVEVEHGSDVDHVRLLRLPDKRVLLVTAEKASYVEV, from the coding sequence ATGCGCGCCCGCACCCTGCTCACCGCCCTCACCGCCACCGCGCTCGTCGGCGCGGGGGTCCTGGTCGGCCTCTCCCTCGACGCGGGCCCCGGTGGTCGAGCCGGCCATGCCGGTGGTCGAGCAGCGACGAGCGCCAGCGAGGAGCGGGCGTCGAGACCCCGGCCGGTCGCCTGGCAGGGTGACGACCTGACCCCCGCGGCCTCCTGCGAGCAGCTCCTCGAGTGGTACGTCGACGGCGCCGAGGAGCTCGTCACGCCGTGGGGCTGGTCGGGAGGGCTGCTGGACGTGGGCGGCGCCTGGCGGACCTTCGCGCGCGACGGCGTGCTCGAGCTGCAGGGCTTCGCCGCGAAACAGGCGCCCGCGCCGACGAACGCCCGCGGGATGACCAACGCGACCCAGTCCGAGACCGGCACCAACGTCCAGGAGGCCGGCGTCGACGAGCCCGACGTCGCGAAGTCCGACGGCCGGCTGCTCGCCCGCGTCGAGCGGACCGGACGCACCAGCGACCTGGTGCTCGCCGACGTCACCGGCGAGACCGTCGAGGAGTCCGCGCGGATCGATCTTCTCGACGTCGGCGACCCCGAGCTGCTGCTGGTCGGCGACACCGTCGTGGTGGCCGGGACCGACCGGGAGGCCGACGGCTCCCCCGGTACCCGGATCCTCCGGGTCGACGTGACCGACCTCGACGAGCCGACGGTGACCGACACCCTGACCCTCGACGCCGACCTGCTCTCCGCGCGACAGCACGGCTCGACGGTGCGCTGGGTGACCCGGTCGGGCCTGCCCGACCTCGACTTCGCGCGTCCCGGCCGCCGCGCGGGCAGCGAGGACCGCGCGCTGCAGCGCAACCTCGCGGCCGTGCGTGGCAGCGGGATCGACGACTGGCTGCCGCACGTGACGACGTACGCCGAGGACGGCACCGCCACGACCGAGCGGCTGGTGGAGTGCGACGAGGTCGCCCTGCCCGGCAGTCCCGGCGAGGCGGACGGCGCGACGCCCGGCACCGTCGCGGTGGTGGGGCTGGACGCGACCGCTCCCCTGGCCGGGCTCGGCGACGCCGACGCCGTCGGCGTCGCGGTCGGCACCGACCTGGTCTACGCCTCGACCGACCGGCTCTACCTCGCGACCAGCGGCGCCCCCACGGGCTGCTGCTGGACGGTGGACCGGGCCTTCCCCGGTGGACCGACCGGCTGGCCGGTCGGCGGCTGGCGCGGCACCAGCGAGGTCCACGAGCTGGAGCTCGCGGGCACGGCGGCGACGTACGTCGCCAGCGGCGAGGTCGATGGCACCATCCGTGACCGGTGGTCGATGGACGAGCACGACGGCGTGCTGCGGGTGGCGGTGGGGCCGTCCTCGGAGACCGGCGACTTCTCCTCGATCGTCACGATGCGCCGTGACGGCAGCCGGCTGGAGGAGATCGGCCGGGTCGACCGGATCGGTCCGCGTGAGGAGATCGAGGCGGTCCGGTGGTTCGGCGACCTGGCGCTGGTGGTGACGTTCCGCCGCGTCGACCCGCTCTACACCGTCGACCTCTCCGACCAGACCGCGCCGAGGGTCGTCGGCGAGCTGAAGGTCCCCGGCTACTCCGCCTACCTGCACCCGCTCGGGCCGCACCGGCTGCTCGGTCTCGGCGAGGGCCCGGTGGTCGGGCGCCGGTGGGGCGCGCAGACCAGCCTGTTCGACCTGGCCGACCTCGCGGCACCGCGACGGCTCGACGTGCTCGACCACCGGGTCGGCACCCGGCACGTCGCCGCCACCGACCCCCGGGCCTTCACCTGGCTCCCCGGGCAGCGGACCGGCCTGAGCGTCGTCACCCGCGGGTACGGCGCCCGGACGGGGTGGCTCTCCATCATCCGGCTCGACGACGGCGTGATCACCGAGGAGCTGGTCGAGGTGGAGCACGGCAGCGACGTCGACCACGTGCGGCTGCTGCGGCTGCCCGACAAGCGGGTGCTGCTCGTGACGGCCGAGAAGGCGTCGTACGTCGAGGTCTGA